A single genomic interval of Fibrobacter sp. UWB13 harbors:
- a CDS encoding glycosyltransferase family 2 protein encodes MTPKVSVILPSYNHEQYVEAAVRSVMGQTGVDFELIVIDDGSKDRSPEILKRLSEELGFKYIHRPNKGVVATLNELLALTCGRYVCSFSSDDIMPPDRLKKQSDFLEAHSGAVACFGQIVPLYDDGSLGEMDVRYLRSVPQVTFEESFLGKKALHGCAEMFVREKIVAFGGYDSRYYFEDYPLYLKILYEYGPQPVSKDFVCCYYREHGDNMHVFHDRIYREILRILRDNYSLHPLYKKAVRAWKANWFSAVAAQSSLAAFRLIPQVISLSPRFWLRLPKLFIPKIFLKF; translated from the coding sequence ATGACTCCGAAAGTTTCCGTAATCCTGCCTAGCTATAATCACGAACAGTATGTCGAAGCTGCCGTGCGTTCCGTGATGGGGCAGACCGGTGTCGATTTTGAGCTCATTGTCATTGATGACGGGAGCAAGGACCGTTCTCCCGAAATATTAAAGCGCCTTTCCGAAGAACTCGGCTTCAAGTATATCCATCGCCCGAACAAAGGCGTTGTCGCTACGCTAAACGAATTGCTCGCGCTCACTTGTGGGCGCTACGTTTGCTCGTTCTCGTCGGATGACATCATGCCTCCGGACAGGCTCAAAAAACAGAGCGATTTTCTGGAAGCTCATTCTGGTGCAGTCGCATGCTTTGGGCAGATTGTCCCGCTGTACGACGATGGTTCGTTGGGCGAGATGGATGTGCGCTATTTGCGAAGCGTGCCCCAGGTGACTTTTGAAGAATCTTTTCTGGGCAAAAAGGCTTTGCATGGCTGTGCCGAAATGTTCGTGCGCGAAAAAATTGTGGCGTTCGGCGGCTATGACTCGCGTTACTATTTCGAGGACTATCCGCTTTATCTGAAAATCCTTTATGAGTACGGTCCGCAGCCTGTATCCAAAGATTTCGTGTGTTGCTATTACCGTGAGCATGGCGACAACATGCATGTGTTCCATGATCGCATTTACCGCGAAATTTTGCGTATTTTGCGTGATAACTATAGTTTACACCCTCTGTACAAAAAGGCAGTACGCGCATGGAAGGCAAACTGGTTTTCTGCTGTCGCAGCCCAAAGCTCTCTCGCGGCTTTCCGCCTGATTCCGCAGGTCATCTCGCTATCTCCGCGTTTTTGGCTCCGCTTGCCCAAGCTCTTTATCCCCAAAATATTCCTCAAATTCTAA
- a CDS encoding O-antigen translocase, whose amino-acid sequence MSSRENKTNHQPVNFWKAFMGSGMVTFLNAVRVFVVNKLLAVFLPPAAFACVGQFMNFMTMGQATSSLALQNGWVSLSAQNKDNLEQLRGVWRGGFRLTTFASIATFAIALVLCFTVPLENFFPGIHPRLVQAAIIFALPGVLATNVITISASVMNGLGHYRRWALINMVSSLWQMFWVAFFLYTERLSILSIVATQSVVAGIFAAQIAARAGFSLSEIRKTALDIRAPWLSYALMGIVPMVLSPVVLTFMRSTIGTELGWDAAGIWQGIWKISDFMTAFFSAILGVIILPKVSANMSKSEFWGMFRPILVKSMALALVAVTIFYFGRSLLVAIMLSSSYAGAADYMMMQLLGDFFRVGGWALGLVLIARRETKKFLVLEICSELVLACSTYAFVKLYEFNGPMMAYALENFLTLVASFILVNSLKWGNK is encoded by the coding sequence ATGAGTTCTAGGGAAAACAAGACAAATCATCAGCCCGTGAATTTTTGGAAAGCGTTTATGGGTTCGGGAATGGTGACATTCCTGAACGCGGTGCGTGTTTTTGTCGTGAACAAGCTTTTGGCGGTGTTCCTCCCGCCAGCAGCGTTTGCATGTGTCGGGCAGTTCATGAACTTTATGACGATGGGGCAGGCGACCTCTTCGCTTGCGCTCCAGAACGGCTGGGTAAGCCTCTCGGCACAGAATAAGGACAATCTGGAACAGTTGCGTGGCGTGTGGCGCGGCGGTTTTCGTCTGACGACTTTTGCAAGTATTGCCACCTTCGCTATTGCTCTCGTTCTCTGTTTTACGGTCCCGCTTGAAAATTTCTTTCCGGGGATTCACCCGCGTCTTGTGCAGGCGGCGATTATCTTTGCGTTACCAGGTGTCTTGGCGACAAACGTGATTACAATTTCGGCGTCCGTGATGAACGGGCTTGGGCATTACCGTCGCTGGGCGCTCATCAACATGGTCTCGTCGCTGTGGCAAATGTTCTGGGTGGCGTTCTTCCTTTACACGGAACGGCTTAGCATTCTCTCGATTGTGGCGACGCAGTCTGTCGTGGCGGGGATCTTTGCCGCTCAAATTGCAGCTCGTGCGGGCTTTAGCTTAAGTGAAATCCGCAAGACGGCTCTTGATATCCGTGCTCCGTGGTTGTCCTATGCGTTGATGGGGATTGTGCCGATGGTGCTATCGCCTGTGGTACTCACGTTCATGCGCTCTACGATTGGCACGGAACTTGGCTGGGATGCGGCTGGCATTTGGCAAGGCATCTGGAAGATTTCGGATTTTATGACGGCGTTTTTCTCGGCGATTCTCGGTGTGATTATTCTGCCGAAAGTCTCTGCAAACATGTCAAAGTCCGAGTTTTGGGGAATGTTCCGCCCGATTCTTGTAAAGTCCATGGCTCTCGCGCTTGTGGCGGTTACAATCTTCTATTTTGGGCGCTCGCTTTTGGTCGCTATTATGCTTTCGTCGTCGTATGCCGGTGCCGCAGATTACATGATGATGCAACTGCTGGGTGACTTCTTCCGCGTTGGGGGGTGGGCGCTTGGGCTTGTGCTGATTGCCCGCCGTGAAACGAAAAAATTCCTGGTACTTGAAATTTGTTCGGAATTAGTCCTTGCGTGCTCGACCTATGCATTTGTAAAACTTTATGAGTTTAATGGTCCGATGATGGCGTATGCTCTCGAAAACTTTTTGACGCTTGTCGCCTCGTTTATTCTCGTCAACAGCCTGAAATGGGGTAATAAATGA